From the genome of Fibrobacter sp. UWR3, one region includes:
- the carA gene encoding glutamine-hydrolyzing carbamoyl-phosphate synthase small subunit, which produces MTDKFNWKAKREKKAFLALADGAVFHGYAFGETTDTVGEAVFNTGMAGYKQILTDPSYAGQFVVFTTAEVGAYAANLEKSESRDVFLNGIVVNSLDDVSKEIGEESLHDYMLAHKKPGIAGVDTRALTIHLREHGAQKAYLHVDGSDMNEADAIAKAKAWEGLDGQDYASKVSDPNGYEFSTEGDLNVVALDFGIKTNILRNLAAQNMKVTVLPINATYEQIMAKNPDGVFLSNGPADPNSLPQVAAVVKQLLGKVPLMGICLGNQLLGLALGAKVSKLKFGHHGCNHPVKNLKTGAVEITSQNHNYAIEESTLPANVEVSHINLNDNTVEGIRHKELPAFSVQYHPESAPGPNDSYYLFGEFRQMILDFKSGKNGAGKDCACMDGAGKECAGEVKNG; this is translated from the coding sequence ATGACTGACAAGTTCAACTGGAAAGCGAAACGCGAGAAGAAAGCGTTCTTGGCACTGGCGGATGGCGCCGTGTTCCACGGGTATGCCTTTGGAGAGACTACCGATACCGTCGGCGAAGCGGTGTTCAACACCGGCATGGCGGGCTACAAGCAGATTTTGACGGACCCCTCCTACGCGGGGCAGTTCGTGGTATTCACCACGGCAGAAGTGGGCGCGTACGCCGCAAACCTCGAGAAGTCCGAATCCCGCGACGTGTTCCTGAACGGGATTGTCGTGAACTCGCTGGATGACGTGAGCAAGGAAATCGGCGAAGAGAGCCTGCACGACTATATGCTCGCCCACAAGAAGCCGGGCATCGCGGGCGTGGATACGCGCGCTCTCACCATCCACCTGCGTGAACACGGGGCTCAGAAAGCCTACCTGCACGTAGACGGCTCCGACATGAATGAAGCCGACGCGATCGCAAAGGCAAAAGCCTGGGAAGGCCTCGACGGCCAGGATTACGCCAGCAAGGTCAGCGACCCGAACGGCTACGAATTCAGCACCGAAGGCGACCTGAACGTTGTCGCGCTGGATTTCGGTATCAAGACGAACATTCTGAGGAACCTCGCCGCGCAGAACATGAAGGTGACGGTGCTTCCGATCAACGCCACCTACGAACAAATTATGGCGAAGAATCCGGACGGTGTGTTCCTCTCGAACGGGCCTGCCGACCCGAACAGCCTCCCGCAAGTAGCGGCTGTCGTGAAGCAGCTTTTGGGCAAGGTCCCGCTGATGGGCATCTGCCTCGGTAACCAGCTTTTGGGTCTTGCGCTCGGCGCGAAAGTTTCCAAACTCAAATTCGGCCATCACGGCTGCAACCATCCGGTGAAAAACTTGAAGACCGGCGCCGTGGAAATCACGAGCCAGAACCACAACTACGCCATCGAAGAATCGACCCTCCCCGCGAACGTGGAAGTCTCGCACATCAACCTGAACGACAACACCGTCGAGGGCATCCGTCACAAGGAACTCCCCGCGTTCAGCGTGCAGTACCACCCGGAATCCGCTCCAGGTCCGAACGATTCCTACTACCTGTTCGGCGAATTCAGACAAATGATTCTTGACTTTAAATCTGGAAAGAACGGTGCGGGCAAGGATTGTGCTTGTATGGATGGCGCGGGTAAGGAATGCGCCGGGGAGGTGAAAAATGGCTAA
- the purF gene encoding amidophosphoribosyltransferase, with the protein MLDELHEECGVIGIYNGDTVVRNITMGLYALQHRGQESAGFAVTDGDKVRVRKSMGLVSTLLREHNIDEFDGFAGIGHVRYSTTGASTLANAQPILVSCKWGQLAVAHNGNITNATELRAEMESEGHIFQTTSDSEILLHEIARTEADSLGEAIKKAITKFTGSFCLVFISKDTMFVARDGFGFRPLSIARMGKAWCVASETCAFDLLGANYVRDIQPGEFLTITQNGLHSERFTHKDRLAHCIFEYIYFSRPDSKIFEQSCDKIRRKMGKQLAKECPVDADIVISVPDSATTAALGYSQASGIRFEIGLLRNHYVGRTFIDPTQNVREQKVKLKFNPIEGVLKNKRVCVVEDSIVRGTTLKILSRMLRDAGALEVHIRIASPPVAHPCFFGMDFPSQGELAASSMTPDEIAKMLGVESLGYLSVEGMKECTGEGEHYCAACFDNDYPDYIGSDLTKTRCG; encoded by the coding sequence ATGCTCGACGAATTACACGAAGAATGCGGCGTCATCGGCATTTACAATGGCGATACCGTCGTGAGGAATATAACCATGGGGCTTTACGCCCTGCAGCACCGCGGTCAGGAAAGCGCCGGATTCGCGGTCACCGACGGAGACAAGGTTCGCGTCCGCAAGTCCATGGGGCTTGTATCCACCCTCCTCCGGGAACACAACATCGACGAATTTGACGGCTTTGCTGGCATTGGCCACGTGCGTTACAGCACTACCGGGGCATCTACCCTTGCCAACGCCCAGCCGATTCTGGTGAGCTGCAAGTGGGGGCAGCTCGCGGTGGCCCACAACGGAAACATCACCAACGCCACCGAACTCCGCGCCGAAATGGAAAGCGAAGGGCACATTTTCCAGACCACCTCCGATTCCGAAATTCTCCTGCACGAAATCGCCCGCACCGAGGCGGACTCCCTGGGAGAGGCCATCAAGAAAGCCATCACGAAATTCACGGGCAGTTTCTGCCTCGTGTTTATCAGCAAGGACACCATGTTCGTGGCCCGTGACGGCTTCGGGTTCCGCCCGCTTTCTATCGCGCGGATGGGCAAGGCGTGGTGTGTCGCGAGCGAAACCTGCGCATTTGACCTGCTGGGTGCAAACTACGTGCGCGATATCCAGCCCGGCGAGTTCCTGACCATCACCCAGAACGGGCTGCACTCCGAGCGCTTTACCCACAAGGACAGGCTGGCCCATTGCATTTTCGAGTACATCTACTTCAGTCGCCCGGATTCCAAGATTTTCGAACAAAGTTGTGACAAGATTCGCCGCAAGATGGGAAAGCAACTGGCGAAGGAATGCCCTGTAGATGCGGATATCGTGATTTCTGTACCCGACAGCGCCACCACGGCTGCGTTAGGTTATTCGCAAGCCAGCGGCATCCGCTTTGAAATCGGGCTTCTCCGTAACCATTACGTGGGCCGCACCTTCATTGACCCCACGCAGAACGTGCGCGAGCAGAAGGTCAAACTCAAGTTCAACCCCATAGAGGGTGTGCTCAAGAACAAGCGCGTGTGCGTGGTGGAAGATTCCATCGTTCGCGGCACGACGCTCAAGATTCTTTCCCGAATGTTGCGCGACGCGGGCGCTCTCGAAGTCCACATCCGCATAGCATCGCCTCCGGTGGCGCACCCCTGCTTCTTTGGCATGGATTTCCCGAGCCAGGGCGAACTGGCCGCAAGTTCCATGACTCCCGACGAAATCGCCAAGATGCTGGGCGTCGAAAGCCTCGGCTACCTGAGCGTCGAAGGCATGAAGGAATGCACCGGCGAGGGCGAGCATTACTGCGCCGCCTGTTTCGACAACGACTATCCCGACTACATCGGAAGTGATTTGACGAAGACCCGGTGCGGGTAA
- a CDS encoding aldose 1-epimerase: MSNFKLISRPIGTVQCFVLQRDDGAEFEILSGYGSGLNAWRIPVANYASAGNSPEASAGKKTLDLLYGYREGDDIFKMGPDTNAGCRLAPYPGRTAYAKFTWNGKTYQLINNVSWAPHALHGFLQNQEWKFERFEADSKSCSAVFTCDWPGAFAGFPFPFRATNKITFSGNAYMVESTVENMGNTDMPYSEGWHPYYMLGEKINDLVMTLPESLLAELDSADLPTGNFHADTRFTAGRKINDEFINDCFCLVDNSKPGETGRGVVTLEGKNGKLTIWQDARLGQYNAIQIYTPPTRESIAIEPMTSEPDALNHHRGLIVIPPGEKRTFTFGAEYK; encoded by the coding sequence ATGAGCAACTTCAAACTGATTTCCCGCCCTATCGGCACAGTGCAGTGTTTTGTCCTCCAGCGCGACGACGGCGCTGAATTCGAAATCCTTTCGGGCTACGGCAGCGGGCTCAACGCCTGGCGCATCCCTGTCGCAAACTATGCCTCCGCGGGCAACTCACCCGAGGCTAGCGCCGGCAAAAAAACGCTCGACCTGCTCTACGGCTACCGCGAAGGCGACGACATCTTCAAGATGGGCCCCGACACCAACGCGGGCTGCAGGCTAGCCCCCTACCCCGGGCGCACCGCCTACGCGAAGTTTACCTGGAACGGCAAGACCTACCAGCTCATCAACAACGTAAGCTGGGCCCCGCACGCCCTGCACGGTTTTTTGCAGAACCAGGAATGGAAATTCGAGCGTTTTGAAGCCGACAGCAAAAGTTGCTCTGCCGTTTTTACCTGCGACTGGCCGGGTGCCTTCGCGGGATTCCCCTTCCCGTTTCGTGCTACAAACAAAATAACGTTCTCCGGGAACGCGTACATGGTCGAATCGACCGTCGAGAACATGGGCAACACGGATATGCCCTATTCCGAAGGCTGGCACCCGTACTACATGCTGGGTGAAAAAATCAACGACCTGGTAATGACACTCCCCGAATCGCTCCTTGCGGAACTTGACAGCGCCGACCTTCCGACAGGCAACTTCCATGCGGACACGCGCTTTACTGCAGGCCGCAAGATTAACGACGAGTTCATCAACGACTGTTTTTGCCTTGTTGACAACAGCAAGCCGGGAGAAACAGGAAGAGGCGTCGTTACGCTCGAAGGCAAGAACGGCAAGCTCACCATTTGGCAGGATGCACGCCTCGGGCAGTACAACGCCATCCAGATATACACGCCCCCGACCCGCGAGAGCATCGCCATCGAGCCCATGACATCGGAGCCCGACGCGCTGAATCACCACCGCGGACTCATCGTAATCCCGCCCGGCGAAAAACGCACGTTTACCTTCGGCGCGGAATACAAGTAA
- a CDS encoding tRNA modification GTPase: MDSQTIVAPMTPSGVSAVAALRVSGAHVRDVVARLFGNERLENLKAREACLGTARDPQSGKLIDSLLYIFFEGPNSYTGEDVLELYPHGNPLIVRDLLQAIRGLDGVRLAEPGEFTRRAFLNGKMDLTQAESVADVIHSANRAELENAHRLLGGALSKKIAALASQVKDISARLELDVDFAEEEADPDFAGWEARFVAVRESIQQILNSFHGKASLSRLPLAVLYGAPNAGKSSLVNALLGEDRVLVSNVPGTTRDFVEVRLFLPGGEIRLVDTAGIAAQATDELDALSQKKSREILEEADMKILVLDGALRKCRSREGELASRHSREGKIASRRSRDGELASRHSREGELAPRHSREGELASRHSREGENLRTSTFADMANNADLVVYSKSDLRASPDRNGASPIPDGGLSVSSKTGEGLDALRQAMNATLFKQSADAEDLWITSEREKACLEDALAGIDRALDLLRNNPAVELLAFEMQVVRRALQSITGEISSEDILQSIFAGFCIGK; encoded by the coding sequence ATGGATTCCCAGACGATAGTCGCTCCGATGACCCCCTCCGGCGTGAGTGCCGTGGCCGCGCTCCGCGTGAGCGGAGCCCACGTCCGTGACGTGGTCGCGCGCCTGTTCGGGAACGAGCGTCTAGAGAATTTGAAGGCGCGCGAGGCGTGCCTCGGGACTGCGCGTGACCCGCAGTCGGGCAAGCTTATCGATAGCCTATTGTACATCTTCTTCGAGGGCCCGAATTCCTATACCGGCGAAGACGTGCTGGAACTCTACCCGCACGGGAACCCGCTTATCGTACGCGACCTGCTGCAGGCAATCCGCGGGCTCGATGGCGTGCGCCTTGCCGAACCCGGGGAATTCACGCGACGCGCCTTCCTGAACGGCAAGATGGACTTGACGCAGGCCGAATCCGTGGCCGACGTGATTCACAGTGCGAACCGCGCAGAACTCGAGAACGCTCACCGCCTTCTGGGGGGCGCCCTCTCGAAAAAGATTGCGGCACTCGCTTCGCAGGTCAAGGACATCTCGGCGCGCCTCGAACTCGATGTGGATTTCGCGGAAGAGGAGGCCGATCCGGACTTTGCAGGCTGGGAGGCGCGGTTTGTTGCTGTCCGCGAATCCATCCAGCAAATTTTAAACAGCTTCCACGGGAAGGCTTCGCTTAGCAGGCTCCCGCTGGCCGTGCTCTACGGCGCGCCGAATGCGGGCAAGTCAAGCCTCGTGAATGCCCTCCTGGGCGAAGACCGCGTGCTCGTGAGCAACGTTCCGGGCACTACGCGCGACTTTGTGGAAGTGCGCCTGTTCTTGCCCGGTGGCGAAATCCGGCTGGTCGATACCGCGGGCATCGCGGCGCAGGCGACGGATGAGCTTGACGCTCTCAGCCAGAAGAAGAGCAGGGAAATTCTCGAAGAAGCCGACATGAAGATTCTCGTGCTGGACGGGGCTTTGCGGAAGTGTCGTTCTCGCGAAGGCGAATTAGCATCTCGTCATTCTCGCGAAGGCAAAATTGCTTCTCGTCGTTCTCGCGACGGCGAATTAGCATCTCGTCATTCTCGCGAAGGTGAATTAGCACCTCGTCATTCTCGCGAAGGCGAATTAGCATCTCGTCATTCTCGCGAAGGCGAGAATCTTAGAACGTCCACCTTCGCGGACATGGCAAATAACGCGGACCTTGTCGTTTATTCCAAGAGCGACCTGCGTGCATCCCCCGACAGGAACGGCGCATCCCCGATTCCCGATGGCGGACTGAGTGTTTCTTCCAAGACGGGCGAGGGGCTCGACGCTCTCCGACAGGCGATGAACGCCACCCTGTTCAAACAATCTGCGGACGCAGAAGACCTCTGGATTACGAGCGAGCGCGAGAAGGCCTGCCTCGAAGACGCCCTTGCGGGTATCGACCGCGCGCTCGACCTGCTCCGGAACAATCCTGCAGTCGAACTTTTGGCTTTTGAAATGCAGGTGGTGCGTCGTGCACTCCAGAGCATAACGGGCGAAATCTCGTCCGAAGACATTCTACAATCTATTTTCGCGGGGTTCTGCATTGGCAAGTAG